A single window of Candidatus Stygibacter australis DNA harbors:
- the fusA gene encoding elongation factor G → MNEQLSALRNIGIMAHIDAGKTTTTERMLFYSGIIHRMGEVHDGNAVMDWMIQEKERGITITSAVTSIFWNEKRINIIDTPGHVDFTAEVERSLRVLDGAIGVFCAVGGVEPQSETVWHQADRYNVPRLAFINKMDRSGADFENVIDMIQQRLTKNALPIHLPVGCEDKFSGIIDLIQMKMLTWEKETLGLKYSSQEIPSDLAEAAAQARHNLLEHIAEYDDEIMMNYLENGDLTVKEVFSAIRSGVLYHQFVPVLCGSALKNIGIQILLDAVIDFLPSPLDVPPAEAHDSKDQEVHLKPDSSEPFIALVFKVQIDKYLGKLIYTRVYSGTIKKGQTIVNQTTGKKVRILRLLQMHSNKKKDVDELQAGDLGAIVGARELKTGDTITAIGKNLLMEDIIFPDSVIAIAIEPRTKADQENLSDALFKLEEEDPTFHVTQNKDTGQTLLTGMGELHLEIIVDRLRREFNVNANVGSPQVSYKETIAEPVLAHGEFIREMNGKGHYAIVNLRLSPVDPAKLPPMQKNIFENHVTDSIIPSIYWQAIKESSLNALLDGPLLSAPMERIKIELLGGRSHEVDSSETAFNIASSMAVNFGLRSAVSIIMEPIMLVSVITPEVSTGDIIGDINSKRGKIENIIAMKNEKQEIVAEIPMSELFSYSTRLRSLSQGRAIYTMEFSKYEKVPAQVQEKILKKMRGY, encoded by the coding sequence ATGAATGAGCAATTGAGCGCTCTTAGAAATATTGGCATTATGGCGCATATTGATGCTGGCAAAACTACTACTACTGAGCGGATGCTGTTCTATAGCGGAATTATTCATCGCATGGGTGAAGTGCATGACGGAAATGCAGTTATGGATTGGATGATCCAGGAGAAAGAACGTGGTATCACTATCACTTCTGCTGTTACTTCCATATTCTGGAACGAAAAACGCATAAATATCATTGATACTCCCGGGCATGTAGATTTCACTGCTGAGGTTGAAAGATCACTCCGCGTCCTTGATGGAGCTATAGGCGTTTTCTGTGCTGTGGGTGGAGTGGAGCCACAAAGTGAAACCGTGTGGCATCAGGCAGATCGCTACAACGTACCCCGTCTGGCATTCATCAATAAGATGGATAGATCAGGAGCTGATTTTGAAAACGTGATTGATATGATCCAACAGCGCTTGACTAAAAATGCCTTGCCCATACATCTTCCAGTCGGTTGCGAAGATAAATTCTCAGGAATTATTGATCTTATTCAAATGAAAATGCTTACCTGGGAGAAGGAAACTCTCGGTTTAAAATACTCCAGTCAGGAAATTCCTTCTGATCTTGCTGAGGCTGCTGCCCAGGCGCGTCATAATCTTTTGGAGCATATTGCAGAATATGATGATGAAATTATGATGAATTACCTGGAAAATGGTGATCTCACAGTGAAAGAGGTATTTAGTGCTATACGGTCTGGTGTACTTTACCATCAATTTGTCCCAGTGCTGTGCGGTTCTGCCCTCAAAAATATCGGGATACAGATTTTACTTGATGCAGTAATTGATTTTCTACCCTCACCATTAGATGTTCCTCCAGCTGAAGCGCATGACAGTAAAGATCAGGAAGTTCATCTTAAACCTGACTCTTCAGAACCATTTATTGCCCTGGTTTTTAAAGTGCAGATCGACAAATATCTGGGGAAACTGATCTATACCCGGGTTTATTCAGGAACCATCAAAAAAGGGCAAACCATAGTCAATCAAACTACTGGTAAAAAAGTGAGAATATTGCGTCTGCTGCAAATGCACTCAAATAAAAAGAAAGATGTTGATGAATTGCAGGCTGGTGATCTTGGAGCTATTGTAGGTGCTCGAGAGCTAAAAACGGGTGATACTATTACTGCAATCGGAAAAAATCTGCTGATGGAAGATATCATATTTCCTGATTCAGTGATCGCTATTGCCATTGAACCTCGGACTAAAGCTGACCAGGAAAATCTCTCTGATGCTCTTTTCAAACTGGAAGAAGAAGACCCTACTTTTCATGTTACTCAAAATAAAGATACAGGACAAACTCTGCTCACTGGAATGGGTGAATTGCATCTGGAGATCATTGTTGATCGCTTAAGGCGTGAATTTAATGTAAATGCTAATGTTGGTTCTCCACAAGTTTCATATAAAGAGACCATTGCTGAGCCAGTGCTTGCCCATGGTGAATTTATTCGTGAGATGAATGGAAAGGGGCATTATGCGATAGTAAATCTGCGATTATCACCGGTTGATCCTGCAAAACTGCCTCCAATGCAAAAGAATATCTTCGAAAATCATGTAACTGATTCCATCATTCCTTCAATTTACTGGCAGGCAATCAAAGAGAGCTCCCTTAATGCTCTTCTGGATGGACCGCTTCTTAGCGCTCCGATGGAACGGATCAAGATTGAACTTCTTGGTGGCAGATCCCATGAAGTAGATTCCAGTGAAACTGCTTTTAATATTGCCTCTTCTATGGCGGTTAATTTTGGCTTACGGTCAGCAGTTTCAATTATTATGGAACCCATAATGCTCGTTTCTGTGATAACTCCCGAAGTTTCTACTGGTGATATAATCGGTGATATTAATTCCAAGCGTGGTAAGATTGAAAATATCATTGCCATGAAGAATGAGAAACAGGAAATTGTTGCTGAGATACCAATGAGCGAATTATTCAGTTATTCAACTCGTCTGAGGAGTCTCTCACAGGGAAGGGCAATTTATACTATGGAATTCTCAAAATACGAGAAAGTACCTGCCCAGGTTCAAGAGAAGATCCTGAAAAAGATGAGAGGATACTAA
- the rpsL gene encoding 30S ribosomal protein S12: MPTINQLVRKGRKRIIKKKKNRALLGCPQRRGVCTRVYTTTPKKPNSALRKVARVRLTNGFEITAYIPGEGHNLQEHSIVLVRGGRVKDLPGVRYHIVRGALDTAGVENRTSSRSKYGTKRPKK, from the coding sequence GTGCCTACAATTAATCAATTAGTCCGCAAAGGGCGTAAGCGCATTATTAAGAAGAAGAAGAACAGAGCTTTGTTGGGATGTCCGCAAAGACGTGGTGTTTGCACCAGGGTATATACTACTACCCCGAAAAAACCAAACTCTGCTCTTAGAAAGGTTGCCAGGGTGAGATTAACCAATGGCTTTGAAATTACTGCCTATATCCCGGGTGAGGGACATAACCTGCAGGAACACTCTATTGTTCTTGTACGTGGTGGTCGTGTAAAAGATTTACCCGGTGTCCGTTATCACATTGTCCGCGGTGCACTTGATACCGCTGGAGTAGAAAATCGTACTAGTAGTCGTTCCAAGTATGGAACCAAGAGACCGAAGAAGTAG
- the rpsG gene encoding 30S ribosomal protein S7, which yields MSRRRKIMERQIFPDPKYHSLVLSKFINVMMLRGKKSLAETIAYDALDIIGEKTGKDPLEVFLQSLENVRPLIKVVSRRVGGSNYQIPTEVTAKNAQALAFRWIIGFARKRSEKTMTEKLANELLAAYKKEGSSIKKREDTHKMAEANKAFAHFRF from the coding sequence ATGTCAAGAAGACGTAAAATAATGGAAAGACAGATTTTTCCAGATCCGAAATATCATTCATTAGTACTCAGTAAGTTTATAAATGTAATGATGTTACGCGGTAAGAAAAGTCTGGCAGAAACTATTGCATATGATGCTCTAGATATCATTGGTGAGAAGACAGGCAAAGACCCTCTGGAAGTTTTCCTTCAATCACTAGAAAACGTGAGACCTTTGATCAAAGTGGTTTCCAGACGTGTTGGTGGATCTAATTATCAGATCCCAACCGAAGTGACCGCTAAAAATGCTCAGGCTTTGGCTTTTCGCTGGATAATCGGTTTTGCTCGTAAACGCAGTGAAAAAACTATGACAGAGAAGCTGGCTAACGAATTGCTGGCAGCTTATAAGAAAGAAGGTTCAAGCATTAAAAAACGTGAAGATACTCATAAAATGGCAGAAGCAAATAAAGCTTTTGCACATTTTAGATTCTAA
- a CDS encoding ABC transporter permease, protein MFKNFLVTVIRNYRRHYGYVLINIFGLSISIVVFTLIMSYVQYEYGADKFHLNYKDIYRVDLNDKYGVSPITLKQEVDDRFPEIVSTRYFPRWATVIYEKKKLESKILFADAEFFELFDYEAVQGDFISVMNEPASAIVTESWAKKMFGDEPAIGKTISYNREIDLEIKAIMKDPEFRSQLLVREIIAPLHSLEGIVDFEDKWFSNFVTYLLIPAEQSGMKEQIENFFVERHNEVGEYYPTFFLMNFSGLYFDKSKFDYCYHGNHGTVMIFLLAAIFIILIACCNYINLATAQAGLRAREMGIRKVNGSSRELLIWQMLGESVLLCIIAFIVSVVIIWLIYPLFSDFFRIHSPFFTVERVLLLLGFAIALGLAAGLYPAFYQTSYQPVDVIKGELRSGKKGVIFRKILIIIQFTISIAMISCTFMVFEQLDYFLEQDLGFDKEQVVTFRQTTEIMDNRDAFKQELLKSAHIEKASYLYLALGRIIISSWFMEGGDTEEDKRHFKMIKTDPEFLEVYGIELKSGRNFNAEIESDHEKILVNETFVKEFITGDPLQFTIWDDTQVIGVVEDFAFRPLQHGIEPVALFLSPDETFAVSLRIAPVNAKEAMEYVESVFHKYSPEVDFEYEFQDEVFAEFYEQEIRFGKMFGYFAGLAVVIACLGMFGLASFLTMSRTKEIGVRKVLGAGTGSIILLLNREYTKMVLLAGLLAVPIAWLVMTNWLNNFAYRIELKAFNFVIAALGALVIAWLTVGWQTWKAARTNPIESLKYE, encoded by the coding sequence TTGTTCAAGAATTTCTTAGTTACTGTGATACGCAATTACCGGCGACATTACGGTTACGTGCTGATCAATATATTTGGTCTGTCGATCAGTATAGTAGTATTCACGCTGATCATGTCTTATGTTCAATATGAATATGGAGCAGATAAATTTCACCTTAATTATAAGGACATTTATCGGGTAGATTTAAACGACAAATATGGAGTGTCTCCTATCACCTTGAAGCAGGAGGTCGATGACAGGTTTCCGGAAATAGTTTCTACGCGCTACTTTCCCCGCTGGGCGACAGTGATTTATGAAAAGAAAAAACTGGAATCAAAAATACTGTTTGCCGATGCTGAGTTTTTTGAGTTATTTGATTATGAAGCGGTTCAGGGTGATTTTATTAGCGTGATGAACGAACCTGCGAGTGCAATTGTCACCGAAAGCTGGGCGAAGAAGATGTTCGGAGACGAACCTGCGATCGGTAAAACAATCAGTTATAACCGGGAAATTGACCTGGAGATCAAGGCAATCATGAAAGACCCGGAATTTCGGTCGCAGCTACTTGTTAGAGAAATAATTGCACCTTTGCACAGCTTAGAGGGCATAGTAGATTTTGAAGATAAATGGTTTTCCAACTTTGTAACCTATTTGCTTATTCCGGCTGAGCAATCAGGGATGAAGGAGCAGATAGAGAATTTCTTTGTTGAGCGGCATAATGAGGTGGGTGAATATTATCCCACTTTCTTTTTGATGAACTTTTCAGGACTATATTTCGACAAGAGTAAATTTGATTATTGCTATCATGGCAACCATGGCACGGTAATGATTTTTTTACTGGCTGCAATATTTATTATCCTGATCGCCTGCTGCAATTACATAAATCTGGCTACGGCACAGGCAGGATTGAGAGCACGAGAAATGGGAATTCGCAAGGTGAATGGCTCCTCGCGGGAGTTGCTCATCTGGCAGATGTTAGGTGAGAGTGTATTGCTCTGTATTATTGCATTTATCGTGTCAGTAGTGATCATCTGGTTAATTTATCCCCTATTTAGTGATTTCTTTAGGATACACAGTCCTTTTTTCACTGTGGAGAGAGTGCTACTGCTACTGGGTTTTGCAATTGCTCTGGGTTTGGCAGCAGGGCTTTATCCAGCATTTTATCAAACCAGCTATCAACCGGTAGATGTGATCAAGGGTGAATTGAGGAGCGGGAAGAAAGGAGTGATCTTTCGTAAAATTCTGATAATTATCCAGTTCACTATTTCAATAGCAATGATCAGTTGCACTTTTATGGTTTTTGAACAGCTGGATTATTTTTTGGAGCAAGACCTGGGTTTTGATAAGGAACAGGTTGTCACTTTTCGCCAGACTACAGAGATCATGGATAATCGAGATGCTTTCAAACAGGAGCTTCTTAAATCTGCCCATATCGAGAAGGCAAGCTACTTATATCTGGCTTTAGGCAGGATCATCATCTCAAGCTGGTTTATGGAGGGGGGAGATACCGAGGAGGATAAGAGACATTTTAAGATGATCAAAACAGATCCAGAATTCCTGGAAGTGTATGGCATAGAATTGAAATCAGGACGCAATTTTAATGCTGAAATTGAGTCAGACCATGAAAAAATACTGGTGAATGAGACATTTGTGAAGGAATTTATAACTGGAGACCCGTTGCAGTTTACGATTTGGGACGATACACAGGTGATAGGAGTAGTAGAGGATTTTGCTTTTCGTCCTCTGCAGCATGGGATCGAACCGGTTGCTTTGTTCTTGAGTCCCGATGAAACCTTTGCCGTGTCGTTGCGGATTGCTCCGGTAAATGCCAAAGAAGCAATGGAATACGTGGAGAGTGTATTTCATAAGTATTCACCGGAGGTGGATTTTGAATATGAATTTCAGGATGAAGTGTTTGCCGAATTTTATGAGCAGGAAATCAGGTTTGGTAAGATGTTTGGCTATTTTGCGGGTTTGGCTGTAGTGATAGCCTGCCTGGGAATGTTTGGACTGGCTTCATTTTTGACAATGAGCCGGACAAAAGAGATTGGAGTTCGTAAAGTGTTGGGTGCAGGTACTGGCAGTATTATTCTGCTGCTAAACCGTGAGTATACTAAAATGGTTCTACTGGCAGGTTTGCTGGCAGTCCCTATTGCCTGGCTGGTGATGACTAACTGGTTGAATAATTTTGCTTACAGGATAGAGCTAAAGGCTTTTAATTTTGTGATAGCAGCTTTGGGGGCATTAGTGATAGCCTGGCTTACAGTGGGCTGGCAAACCTGGAAAGCTGCCCGGACAAATCCAATTGAATCATTGAAATATGAATAA
- the prmC gene encoding peptide chain release factor N(5)-glutamine methyltransferase, producing MNISLTASHIFQLFSEISKILSKYSINSPEAEAELIINHFFNISRSQIYLKPDLPVSPEILTEISNLLAKRCQHDPLQYLLGEVEFYNSILKVTPDVLIPRPETELLVDIILQENPDKGIRMCDLGTGSGAIAIALKKARPDWQVTATDISPVALKLARQNAQNNHCQIDFLLSDIFSDIDTKFDLIVSNPPYISESDYLLLESEIFYEPKTALIASEDGLYFYHKIIQSASKYMHLPATLYLEIGAEQSSRITKLAVQAGASKIITKQDYNNFDRIMIIKFS from the coding sequence ATGAATATTTCCTTAACTGCTTCACACATCTTCCAGTTATTTTCTGAAATCAGTAAAATATTATCTAAGTATTCAATTAATTCCCCAGAAGCTGAAGCGGAACTTATTATCAATCATTTCTTTAATATTTCACGCTCACAGATCTATCTGAAGCCTGATCTTCCGGTTTCACCTGAAATACTCACTGAGATATCAAACCTGCTTGCTAAACGTTGTCAGCATGATCCCCTGCAATATCTGCTGGGTGAAGTGGAGTTTTATAATTCAATTCTAAAAGTTACTCCTGATGTTCTGATCCCACGTCCAGAAACTGAATTACTGGTTGATATCATTCTTCAGGAAAATCCCGATAAAGGTATTAGGATGTGTGATTTAGGTACAGGAAGCGGAGCTATTGCCATTGCCTTGAAAAAAGCCAGACCAGACTGGCAGGTCACTGCTACTGATATTTCTCCGGTTGCTCTTAAGCTTGCCCGGCAAAATGCTCAAAACAATCATTGTCAGATTGATTTTCTGCTCTCGGATATATTTTCTGATATTGATACTAAATTTGACCTGATCGTTAGTAATCCACCCTATATCTCAGAATCTGATTATCTTCTTCTGGAGTCTGAAATATTCTATGAACCCAAAACGGCTCTTATTGCTTCAGAGGATGGTTTATATTTTTATCATAAAATTATTCAGTCCGCATCAAAATATATGCATCTACCGGCGACTCTTTATCTGGAGATCGGAGCTGAGCAAAGCAGCCGGATCACAAAACTGGCAGTTCAAGCTGGTGCCTCAAAAATTATCACTAAACAGGATTACAATAATTTCGACCGCATAATGATCATCAAATTCTCTTAG
- a CDS encoding T9SS type A sorting domain-containing protein, protein MKKKIGVFIFLILVSFLCSSMGQLAELQSKYEDGIDLLLTRLDYGTSRAFLPPNLALAISVNEVFPLQEDVYLWDMDLEEWGMSYQFVFTYTDEYVSQMVMNISYQGMEYQIITDFIWAGGYLTETDVSIFLMEVTTPSTHEYYYYTEDGLFDSYLQQGWEAENGIWIDLEQINTTIVDGKITVIATDEYDDDVMAWVPDERRTYTWEEDLITSQMQEYFDGYNWYYEDMNYMIYHDSGQMNYVLYQRWQDGGWVDDYKYTYTYEDNLNTYTLNEVWEEGVWVNDHETYSTYDDQDRLVMGHENEFYEGGWINQQETYIYYTLDNDPDEIEPASINMMAYPNPFNPTTTLSWQVNGAILPDHLAIYDIRGRKIDEIQVFTGSDGRGSVSWNGNGAASGLYFFKLSGYETCSKGLLLK, encoded by the coding sequence ATGAAGAAAAAAATTGGTGTGTTTATTTTTTTAATTTTAGTATCATTTTTATGCTCATCAATGGGTCAGCTTGCTGAATTGCAGAGCAAGTATGAGGATGGGATTGATCTGCTGTTAACTCGATTGGATTATGGAACCAGTCGGGCATTTTTACCACCAAATCTGGCATTGGCTATATCTGTAAACGAGGTATTTCCTCTACAGGAAGATGTGTATTTGTGGGATATGGATTTGGAAGAGTGGGGTATGTCATATCAATTCGTATTCACTTATACTGATGAATATGTATCTCAGATGGTAATGAATATCAGTTATCAGGGTATGGAATATCAGATCATCACAGATTTTATCTGGGCAGGAGGCTATTTGACAGAGACGGATGTCTCAATCTTTTTGATGGAAGTGACAACTCCATCCACGCATGAATATTATTATTATACTGAAGATGGTCTATTTGACAGTTATCTTCAGCAAGGTTGGGAAGCCGAGAATGGGATTTGGATTGATCTGGAGCAGATCAATACTACAATAGTGGATGGAAAGATCACAGTAATAGCAACTGATGAGTATGATGATGATGTGATGGCATGGGTCCCGGATGAAAGGCGCACATATACCTGGGAAGAAGATCTCATCACCAGCCAGATGCAGGAATATTTTGATGGTTATAACTGGTATTATGAAGATATGAATTACATGATTTACCATGATAGTGGACAAATGAATTATGTTCTCTATCAGAGATGGCAGGATGGGGGCTGGGTAGATGATTACAAGTACACTTATACCTATGAGGACAATTTGAATACCTATACTCTTAATGAAGTGTGGGAAGAAGGAGTCTGGGTAAATGATCATGAAACATATTCCACTTATGATGATCAAGACCGTCTTGTGATGGGTCATGAGAATGAGTTTTATGAGGGAGGATGGATAAATCAGCAGGAGACCTATATTTACTATACTTTGGATAATGATCCAGATGAGATAGAGCCAGCGTCGATAAATATGATGGCATATCCAAATCCATTTAATCCCACAACTACTTTGAGTTGGCAGGTTAATGGCGCAATATTACCCGATCATTTAGCTATCTATGATATTCGGGGCAGGAAGATTGATGAAATACAGGTATTTACCGGATCTGATGGCAGAGGCAGCGTAAGCTGGAATGGCAATGGAGCAGCATCTGGATTATATTTCTTCAAGCTTTCTGGTTATGAAACTTGCAGCAAGGGTTTATTATTGAAATAG